One Setaria italica strain Yugu1 chromosome I, Setaria_italica_v2.0, whole genome shotgun sequence DNA window includes the following coding sequences:
- the LOC101764377 gene encoding LOW QUALITY PROTEIN: uncharacterized protein LOC101764377 (The sequence of the model RefSeq protein was modified relative to this genomic sequence to represent the inferred CDS: substituted 1 base at 1 genomic stop codon) gives MLRFWRWPRSSTLSNALSVSKTDPWKXKKDGRGDERAHGLRRLREACEEGHVPARRCELGGDRHGPAEGDGDGVRRPAGGAAGGAADREGGGVLALALRRRVLPVRDPVPGGRHLLAHRQVLPPRLQRSHDRILPLSRLHARPRRRRPRRLPRGQRPRLRPNVMHGGPN, from the exons ATGCTGCGGTTCTGGAGGTGGCCGAGGAGCTCTACCTTGTCAAACGCCTTATCCGTGAGTAAAACAGATCCGTGGAAATGAAAAAAAGACG GTCGTGGAGATGAACGTGCACATGGACTGCGACGGCTGCGAGAAGCGTGTGAGGAAGGCCATGTCCCGGCTCGAAG GTGTGAGCTCGGTGGAGATCGACATGGACCGGCAGAAGGTGACGGTGACGGGGTACGTCGACCGGCGGGAGGTgctgcgggcggcgcggcggaccgGGAGGGCGGCGGAGTTCTGGCCTTGGCCCTACGACGCCGAGTACTACCCGTTCGCGATCCAGTACCTGGTGGACGACACCTACTTGCCCACCGACAGGTACTACCGCCACGGCTACAACGATCCCATGATCGGATCCTACCCTTGTCACGCCTTCACGCACGTCCTCGAcgacgccgccctcgccgtctTCCACGAGGACAACGTCCACGCCTGCGCCCTAATGTGATGCACGGAGGACCTAACTGA